A genomic stretch from Arachis stenosperma cultivar V10309 chromosome 3, arast.V10309.gnm1.PFL2, whole genome shotgun sequence includes:
- the LOC130967069 gene encoding protein ENHANCED DISEASE RESISTANCE 2-like produces MGSRETATASVGDGGTKPMIMEGWLYLIQSNRLGLQFSRKRYFVLKGHHLRSYKYPPSLSRNNNNHHHFLPLRSAVLDSTIRVLDNGRETINRKVFFMFTLYSTSNHSNQLKLGASCPEEAARWIHSIQESSLKGAPRTRDNVVASSKRRWHSFRLCGLSNTTHSGSVDWTIGSSDVVAPSSWIIFGCQNGLRLFKEAKERDSRGKKWDDHPAIMAVGVVDGSSEAIFQTLMSLGPSRSAWDFCFYKGSVVEHIDGHTDIIHKELYRDWLPWGSKPRDFLLQRYWRREDDGTYVILYHSVYHKKCRPQKGCVRAWLKSGGYVISPVSNGKQSVVKHMLAIDWKFWKSYLKPSSTHSMTIRMLERVAALRELFKARRGNCRSSDSSSGELTRSIGLSLKEGDVNSDSQRQAVDENAQHISDGVVDQTQSEHATLVSLNDADDEFFDVPEPSDSDESENGWMPDCSHKKSPDFRQPKLSTAANFVKKLHDLAVQKKGYVDLHEMVREESTLCAYGSTLPKDSSCTLPCSWAEADPSTFLIRGANYLEDRQKVKAKGTLMQMVAADWLRSDKREDDLGGRPESIVQKYAAKGGPEFFFIVNIQVPGATTYNLALYYMMTTPVEDTPLLESFIKGDDTYRNSRFKLIPYISKGSWIVKQSVGKKACLIGQALEINYFQGKNYLELGVDIGSSTVARGVVSLVLGYLNHLVIEMAFLIQGNTPEELPEFLLGTCRLNHLDASKSVSLKP; encoded by the exons ATGGGTAGCAGAGAAACTGCAACTGCAAGTGTTGGTGATGGTGGAACAAAACCAATGATAATGGAAGGGTGGTTATACCTCATACAATCCAACCGTTTGGGGCTTCAGTTCTCGAGAAAGCGCTACTTCGTGCTAAAGGGTCACCATCTTCGAAGTTACAAGTACCCTCCTTCACTTTCtcgcaacaacaacaaccaccaccacttTCTTCCTCTCAGAAGTGCTGTTCTTGACTCCACCATTCGGGTCCTTGATAATGGCAGAGAAACCATTAACAGAAAA GTGTTTTTCATGTTCACCCTTTACAGCACTTCCAATCACAGCAATCAACTAAAG TTAGGAGCAAGCTGTCCTGAAGAAGCAGCAAGGTGGATTCACTCCATTCAAGAATCTTCTTTGAAG GGTGCTCCTCGTACACGAGATAATGTTGTAGCTAGTTCTAAGAGAAGATGGCACTCATTTAG ATTATGTGGGTTGTCCAATACGACTCACTCTGGCTCTGTAGATTGGACCATTGGTTCATCTGATGTCGTTGCTCCTTCATCTTGGATAATCTTTGGTTGCCAAAATG GATTGCGACTATTCAAGGAAGCAAAAGAAAGGGATTCACGTGGGAAG AAGTGGGATGATCACCCTGCAATCATGGCTGTTGGTGTGGTTGATGGAAGTTCCGAAGCCATTTTCCAGACTCTTATGTCACTTGGTCCTTCAAGATCAGC ATGGGATTTCTGTTTCTACAAAGGCAGTGTGGTTGAGCACATAGATGGTCACACTGACATCATTCACAAAGAGCTGTATAGGGATTGGTTGCCTTG GGGATCAAAACCAAGAGATTTCTTGTTGCAGCGTTATTGGAGGAGAGAAGATGATGGAACCTATG TTATTCTTTACCATTCTGTGTATCACAAGAAGTGTCGGCCACAGAAAGGCTGTGTACGTGCATGGCTTAAAA GTGGAGGTTATGTTATATCACCAGTGAGCAATGGAAAACAATCAGTCGTAAAACATATGCTTGCCATTGATTGGAAGTTCTGGAAATCCTATCTTAAGCCTTCATCAACACATTCCATGACCATTCGTATGCTTGAGAGAGTTGCTG CATTGCGGGAGTTATTTAAAGCTAGACGTGGGAATTGTCGTTCATCTGATAGTTCATCTGGAGAGTTGACAAGAAGCATCGGGCTTAGTTTGAAGGAAGGAGATGTCAACTCTGATAGCCAAAGGCAGGCAGTAGATGAGAATGCCCAACATATCTCAGATGGAGTAGTAGATCAAACACAATCAGAGCATGCAACCCTTGTTAGCCTAAATGATGCTGATGATGAGTTTTTTGATGTTCCAGAACCATCAGACAGTGACGAGTCGGAAAATGGATGGATGCCTGATTGTAGTCACAAGAAGTCTCCG GACTTCCGTCAACCTAAGTTGTCAACAGCTGCTAATTTTGTGAAAAAATTGCATGATCTTGCAG TTCAGAAGAAGGGTTATGTGGACTTACACGAAATGGTCAGAGAAGAAAGTACCTTATGCGCCTATGGATCAACTCTTCCAAAAGATTCCTCTTGTACATTACCTTGCAGCTGGGCAGAAGCAGATCCTTCCACTTTCCTGATTCGTGGGGCAAATTACCTCGAAGACCGCCAGAAG GTTAAGGCAAAGGGAACCTTGATGCAAATGGTTGCTGCAGACTGGCTGAGATCTGATAAAAGAGAAGATGATCTTGGTGGCCGACCAGAGAGCATTGTGCAG AAATATGCAGCAAAGGGTGGGCCTGAGTTCTTCTTCATTGTAAACATTCAG GTTCCAGGTGCAACTACATATAACCTGGCATTATATTACATGATGACTACACCTGTTGAAGATACCCCTTTGCTTGAGAGTTTTATCAAGGGTGATGATACCTACCGAAATTCAAGATTTAAACTCATACCATACATATCCAAG GGTTCATGGATAgtaaaacaaagtgtgggaaaGAAGGCATGCTTAATTGGTCAAGCATTGGAAATTAACTATTTCCAAGGGAAGAACTATTTGGAG CTTGGGGTTGATATTGGATCATCAACTGTTGCAAGAGGTGTTGTAAGTCTTGTCCTTGGATACCTCAATCATCTAGTTATTGAAATGGCCTTTCTAATACAG GGGAATACGCCGGAAGAGCTTCCGGAGTTCCTTTTAGGGACATGTCGCCTTAACCATCTAGATGCTTCCAAATCAGTTTCTTTGAAGCCTTGA
- the LOC130970760 gene encoding uncharacterized protein LOC130970760 isoform X1, which produces MLGTLVHSLTCLPVLIYVTGRLDTAVIDIGPPADWVKINVQKTKDCFEVYALVPGENVTDFSLTSAALDTNSKGKDKIRSDQDEDEIITPSDAVVGETCEGESKMAVKDAMNVGLSTVSDPHKAEVMPDILPENKIYADENVRDCVFTSELGTSLKGKDEIETYVEEVEIIVPSDTGVGENEDDSAISVRDAVNLDPQVAGGAVNLKEKDSAEFPSVLGQDDSPLGSNSVVITNASIRDVQLESAHVQFSNSCDAQTLLEKEEENTNSNILPTSVDRTELQLKL; this is translated from the exons ATGCTTGGCACTTTAGTTCACTCACTGACTTGCCTGCCTGTGTTGATATATGTGACTGGTAGATTGGATACAGCTGTGATTGATATTGGACCTCCTGCTGATTGGGTAAAAATCAATGTGCAAAAAACT AAGGATTGCTTTGAGGTATATGCTTTAGTTCCTGGTGAAAATGTAACAGATTTCAGTCTGACATCTGCTGCATTGGATACTAATTCGAAAGGGAAGGACAAGATTAGGTCTGATCAGGATGAAGATGAAATTATAACCCCTTCTGATGCTGTTGTGGGTGAAACATGTGAAGGGGAGTCTAAAATGGCAGTTAAGGATGCAATGAATGTTGGCTTGTCAACTGTATCAGATCCCCACAAAGCTGAAGTGATGCCAGATATATTGCCTGAAAATAAGATATATGCTGATGAAAATGTGAGAGATTGCGTTTTTACATCTGAACTGGGAACTAGTTTGAAGGGAAAGGATGAGATCGAAACATATGTTGAAGAAGTTGAAATTATAGTCCCTTCAGATACTGGTGTTGGTGAAAATGAAGATGACTCTGCAATATCAGTTAGAGATGCAGTTAACTTGGATCCTCAAGTGGCTGGTGGAGCTGTTAATCTGAAGGAAAAAGACAGTGCCGAGTTCCCTTCTGTGCTTGGCCAAGATGATTCCCCACTTGGTTCAAATTCTGTTGTAATAACAAATGCTTCAATACGTGATGTACAGTTAGAGTCTGCTCATGTTCAGTTTTCTAATTCTTGTGATGCTCAGACTTtacttgaaaaagaagaagaaaatactaATTCTAATATCCTTCCTACAAGTGTTGATAGAACTGAACTTCAGCTCAAGCTCTGA
- the LOC130970760 gene encoding uncharacterized protein LOC130970760 isoform X2 encodes MNRLDTAVIDIGPPADWVKINVQKTKDCFEVYALVPGENVTDFSLTSAALDTNSKGKDKIRSDQDEDEIITPSDAVVGETCEGESKMAVKDAMNVGLSTVSDPHKAEVMPDILPENKIYADENVRDCVFTSELGTSLKGKDEIETYVEEVEIIVPSDTGVGENEDDSAISVRDAVNLDPQVAGGAVNLKEKDSAEFPSVLGQDDSPLGSNSVVITNASIRDVQLESAHVQFSNSCDAQTLLEKEEENTNSNILPTSVDRTELQLKL; translated from the exons ATGAATAG ATTGGATACAGCTGTGATTGATATTGGACCTCCTGCTGATTGGGTAAAAATCAATGTGCAAAAAACT AAGGATTGCTTTGAGGTATATGCTTTAGTTCCTGGTGAAAATGTAACAGATTTCAGTCTGACATCTGCTGCATTGGATACTAATTCGAAAGGGAAGGACAAGATTAGGTCTGATCAGGATGAAGATGAAATTATAACCCCTTCTGATGCTGTTGTGGGTGAAACATGTGAAGGGGAGTCTAAAATGGCAGTTAAGGATGCAATGAATGTTGGCTTGTCAACTGTATCAGATCCCCACAAAGCTGAAGTGATGCCAGATATATTGCCTGAAAATAAGATATATGCTGATGAAAATGTGAGAGATTGCGTTTTTACATCTGAACTGGGAACTAGTTTGAAGGGAAAGGATGAGATCGAAACATATGTTGAAGAAGTTGAAATTATAGTCCCTTCAGATACTGGTGTTGGTGAAAATGAAGATGACTCTGCAATATCAGTTAGAGATGCAGTTAACTTGGATCCTCAAGTGGCTGGTGGAGCTGTTAATCTGAAGGAAAAAGACAGTGCCGAGTTCCCTTCTGTGCTTGGCCAAGATGATTCCCCACTTGGTTCAAATTCTGTTGTAATAACAAATGCTTCAATACGTGATGTACAGTTAGAGTCTGCTCATGTTCAGTTTTCTAATTCTTGTGATGCTCAGACTTtacttgaaaaagaagaagaaaatactaATTCTAATATCCTTCCTACAAGTGTTGATAGAACTGAACTTCAGCTCAAGCTCTGA